The genomic interval ACCGCGGCTTCGGCATCCAGTTCAACCAGTTCCTGGTCGCCGGCGACGAGCCGTTCCTGATGCACACCGGCATGCGCCGCATGTTCGACGTCACGCGGAGCGCGGTGGCGCGCGTCCTCGATCCGGCGTCGCTGCGCTGGATCGGCTTCAGCCACTTCGAGCCCGACGAGTGCGGCGCGCTGAACGAGTGGCTCGCGCTCGCGCCGCGCGCCGAGCCGGTCGCGGGCTTCGTCGGCGCGACCGTCATGCTGAGCGACTTCGCCGACCGTCCGGCGCGCGTGCTCGCCGACGGCGAGGTGCTCAGCACCGGCTCGCACCGGCTGCGCTACCTCGCCACGCCGCACCTGCCGCACGGCTGGGATGCGGGGCTCTACTTCGAGGAGACCGAGGGCGTGCTCTTGTGCTCGGACCTCTTCTTTCATCCCGGCGACCCCGAGCCGCTGACCCGCGGCGACGTCGTGTCGCGGGCGCGGGACTCGATCCGCGAGGGCGCGCAGGGTCCGCTCGCGCACGACATGCCGTACACCGCGTCGACCGACGCGACGCTGCGCCAGCTCGCCGACTTGTCGCCGCGATCGCTCGGGGTGATGCACGGCTCGTCGTTCGAGGGCGACGGCCGCCAGGCGCTCCTCGACCTCGCCGACGTCATCCGCGTGGAGCTCGGCCCCGGACCCGCATGATCTTGACGCGAGCCCCTTCGTTCCAGCGCCCGCGCTCCGCTATTCTCGCGGCATGAGCCAGCATCACGTCGTCCTCATTCCCGGCGACGGCATCGGCCCCGAGGTCTCGGCCGCCGTCCAGGACATCCTCGCCGCTGCGCGCGCGCCGGTCGCGTGGGTCGAGCGCAAGGCGGGTCTCGCCGCGCTCGAGGACGGCGACGACGTGCTCCCGGCGAGCACGCTCGAGGCGATCCGCCAGCACGGCGTCGCGCTCAAGGGTCCGTGCACGACGCCGGTCGGCGGCGGCTTCACCTCGGTCAACGTCAAGCTACGAAAGACGCTCGACCTCTACGCCGCGGTCCGGCCGGTGCGCACGCTCGCAGGCGTCGCGAGCCGCTACGACCACGTCGACATGGTGGTGATCCGCGAGAACACCGAAGGGCTCTACAGCGGCGTCGAGAACGAGGTCACGCCGGGCGTCGTGACGAGCCTCAAGGTCGCGACCGAGGCCGCGTGCCGGCGGATCGCCCGCTACGCCTTCGAGTACGCGCGTCGGCGCGAGCGCAAGAAGGTCACGGTGTTCCACAAGGCGAACATCATGAAGCTCACCGACGGTCTGTTCCTGCGCTGCGCGCGCGAGGAGCACGAGCGCTACCAGGACATCGCGTTCGACGCGATGATCATCGACGCCGGCTGCATGAAGCTCGTGCAGGACCCGAGCCGCTTCGACATCCTGCTGATGGAGAATCTCTACGGCGACGTGGTGAGCGACCTGTGCGCCGGACTGGTCGGTGGGCTCGGCGTCGTCCCGGGTGCGAACATGGGCGACCAGATGGCGGTGTTCGAGGCGGTGCACGGCTCGGCGCCCGACATCGCAGGCAAAGACCTGGCGAACCCGCTCGCGCTGCTGATGTCGGCGGTGATGATGCTGAACCACCTCGCCGAGTCGACCGGCGACCAGGCCTGCCGTCAGGCGGCGCTGCGCATCAAGGCCGCCTACGACCGCGCGCTCGCCGACGGTCAGAAGACGCGCGACATCGGCGGCAGCCTCGGCACCAAGGCGTTCACCGCCGCCGTCATCGAAAGGCTGTCTTGACCTAGCCTCGCAACGGCGCGCATGTGCCGGCATCCGGCCTCGTCGCCGGAAGGAGGGCTGGACCATGGCGCCGATGGCGAATCGGTTCGCGGCGGAGCTGCTCGGCACGTTCTGGCTGACGTTCGGCGGCTGCGGCAGCGCCGTGCTCGCCGCCACGTTCCCGGAGGTCGGGATCGGCTTGGTCGGGGTGTCGCTGGCTTTTGGCTTGACGCTGCTGACGATGGCGTACGCGATCGGGCACGTCTCGGGCTGCCACATCAACCCGGCGGTGTCGGTCGGTCTCGCAGCCGGCGGACGCTTCTCGGCGAGCGAGCTCGCACCGTACATCGTCGCGCAGGTGATCGGCGGCATCCTGGGCGCGGCCGTGCTCTACGTGATCGCGAGCGGCAAGCCGGACTTCGTGCTCGGCGGCTTCGCCGCGAACGGCTACGGCGAGCACTCGCCCGGTGGCTACTCGCTGCTCGCGGCGCTGGTGTGCGAGGTGGTGATGACGTTCTTCTTCCTGCTCGTCATCCTCGGCTCCACCGACGCGCGCGTCCCGGTCGGCTTCGCGGGCCTGCCGATCGGCCTGTCGCTGACGCTGATCCACCTGGTCAGCATCCCGGTGACCAACACCTCGGTGAACCCCGCGCGCAGCACGGGCCCCGCGGTGTTCGTCGGCGGCTGGGCGCTCGAGCAGCTGTGGCTGTTCTGGCTGGCGCCGATCCTCGGCGCCGTGCTCGCCGGACTGTTCTACCGCTGGCTCGGCGGCGCGACGGCGTCCGAATGACGTCCGCGTGACGGACGCGTGAGAGCGACCGCCCGCGCGGCGGTTCCCTTGCCTCTCGACCGCGGTAGAATCGCCGGATGCCGCGCGGCGCGCCGCACGCCTCCCCGCTCGACGCCGCCCGCGCGCTCGCCGGCGAGATCGCGGCGGCGGCGGAGACGATCGAGCGCGAGCGTCGCGTCCCCGAGCCCCTGATCCGCGAGATGGCGCGCGCCGGCCTCTTCCGCATGCTGGTGCCGCGCGAGCTCGGCGGGCTCGAGGTCGAGCCCCGCACGATGGTCGACGCGATCGAGGAGGTCGCGCGCGTGGTCGACGCGATGTACGAGGCCGGCGGCGTCACGTCGATCTACTCCTCGAGCGCGCTGCAGCGCCGCTTCCGCGACGTCCACGTCGTGACCCAGCACATCCTGGTCGCGCCGCCGACCTACGAGCTCGCGGGCCGCGTGCTGCTGGGCCTCCCTGCCGACACGGAGATGCTGTGAGCGACGCTCTGCCGACCTTCACCTCGCTGAAGACCGAGCGCATCGGCGACGTGCTGCGCGTCACGATCGCCAACCCGCGCAACCCGCTGAACGCCGTCGACGAGCAGCTGCACGAGGAGCTCGCGACGCTGTTCCGCGTGCTGCGTCGCGAGAGCCGCGCGCGCGCCGTGCTGCTGACCGGCGAGGGACGCGCGTTCTCCGCGGGCGGCGACTTCGCCTGGTTTCCGAAGTTCCAGGATCCGGCGACGCTCGAGGCGGTGCGGCGCGACGGCAAGCAGATGATCTGGGACCTGCTCGACGTCGAGCTGCCGATCGTCGCCGCGGTGAACGGGCCGGCGATCGGCCTCGGCGCGTCGATCGCGCTGCTCTGCGACGTGATCTTCGCCGCCGAGAGCGCGACCTTCGCGGATCCGCACGTGCGCGTCGGCATCGTCGCCGGCGACGGCGGCGTCGCGATCTGGCCGCTCGCGCTCGGTCCGGCGCGCGCGAAGCAGTACCTGCTGACCGGCGACGCGGTTCCAGCCGCAGAGGCGGAGCGCATCGGGCTCGTCAACTTCGTCGTGCCGGCCGAGGAGCTGCAGCAGCGCGCGCTCGAGTTCGCGCACCGCCTCGCGGCCGGCGCGCCGCTCGCGGTACGCTACACCAAGCTCGCGGTGAACAAGCTTCTGAAGGACGCGCTCAACGTCGCCTTCGACACCTCGACCGCGCTCGAGCTCGTGACCTTCCGCAGCGAGGACCACCGCGAGGCGCTGGCGGCGCTGCGCGAGAAGCGACCGCCGCGGTTCACCGGCCGCTGACGATGCCGTGCGCGAGCGCTCGCCGTGACGCGACGTCCCGTTTGCGGCCGAGGCGACCCGTATGTGATCCTCGCGTGCTCCGGTCGGCGCTGCCCCGACGCCGCCGGTGCGAACCGATCGAGCTCGGGGCGGACGGACGGCGCGTGTCGCGACCGGCCATGTTTGGGTCTCTCCGAGGCAGGTGCCCGGCGAAGACCGGGAAAGGACGATGTATGCGTAAGCTGATCTCGGCCGGGGCCGCTGCGCTCCTGGCGGTCTTCACCGTCGGCGCGGCGGGCGCGCAGACGCTCGCAACGGACGACCAGAAGACGCTCTATGCGCTCGGCATCGCGCTGTCGCGCAATCTCGCATCCTTCAACTTGACGCCCGACGAGCTGAAGATCGTCGAGGCCGGGCTGCAGGACGGCGTCACGGGCCAGGAGCCGAAGGTCGACATGAACACCTACGGCCCGAAGATCCAGTCCTTCGCGCAGGCGCGCGCGACGGCGACCGCGCAGAAGGAGAAGGACGCGAGCAAGGGCTTCCTCGAGAACGCCGCCAAGGAGAAGGGCGCGCAGAAGCTCCCCTCGGGCGTGATCTACACCGAGACCAAGGCCGGCACGGGCGAGTCGCCGAAGGCCACCGACCGCGTCAAGGTGCACTACCACGGCACGCTCACCGACGGCACGGTGTTCGACAGCTCGGTCGAGCGCGGCGAGCCGGTGACGTTCCCGCTGAACGGCGTCATCCCGTGCTGGACCGAGGGCGTGCAGAAGATGAAGGTCGGCGGCAAGGCGAAGCTGATCTGCCCGTCCGACACCGCTTACGGCGACCGTGGCGCGCCGCCCAAGATCAAGCCGGGCGCGACCCTCGTGTTCGACGTCGAGCTGCTCGACATCGAGGCCGCACCGCCGCCTGCGGCCGGCGGCGCCAGCAAGGCGCCCGGCGCGAAGGCGCAGTAACGAGTTTCAAAACCACCGCGCGACGACCGGGCGGCAGCGTGCTGTCGTCCGGTCGTCGTCGTTTCCTCACGGACGATGTTGAATCTCGCATCGGACACCGACCCGCGCTGGCTCGAGCGCACGCTCGCCAACATCGACGAGGTCCTGCTCGACCACGCGCACTGTGAGAAGAAGGCCGCCTCGACGGCGGTCAGCCTGCTGTTCCGCTACCCCGAGCACGCGAGCCTGCTGCGACCGCTGGCAGACCTCGCCCGCGAGGAGCTCGCGCACTTCACGCTGGTGCTCGGACACATCGAGGCGCGCGGACGTCGCCTCGAGCGGCAGATCCCGAGCCCGTACGCGAGCGAGCTGATGCGCGCGCTGCGTCCCGAGGAGCCGGCGCGCGCGGTCGACACGCTGCTCTGCCTGTCGCTCATCGAGGCACGGAGCTGCGAGCGCATGAAGCTGCTCGCGGGCGCGCTCGACGACCCCGCGCTGCGCGAGCTGTACTCGGGACTGCTCGCGAGCGAGGCGCGCCACCACCAGTGCTACGTCGACCTCGCGACCTCGCTCGCGCCGAGCGCCGAGGTGCGCGCGCGCCTGCGCGAGCTCGCGCGCCACGAGGCGGAGGTGATCGCCCGCGCGCCCGCGATGGCGCGCATGCACTGCTGAGACACGCGCCGGCGGTCGCGCGGCGCCGTGAAGCGCATTAGCTCGCGCGCGACGCGCCGGTGTCGCGCCGGGTGAGCCGCTTCTCCTCGCCCGCGCGCGACGCGTCGCAGCCCGCGACCCGCGCCGCCGCCTCGCGAAACGCGGCGCTGCGGAGCGCCGCGAGCAGCGCCCGCCCGAGATCGCTCGCCGCGAAGTCGGCGCGCAGGACCAGGTCGTAGTCGCGGCGCTCGAGCGGCACGAAGCCGAGTCCGAGCGCCACCGCCGCCGACTCGACGCCGAGCGCCGCGTCGGCGAGCCCGCTCTGCACCGCCGCCGCGGCGGCGAGCGGCGCGAGACCCGACGGCGCGCTCCGCACGTCGGCGCGCTCGAGGTCGGCGCGCGACGTCAAGCTCAGAGGATTCCCCAGCGCGACGACGAGGCCGTGCGCGCGGCTCGCGAGGTGGACGACGACCGCGTCGGCACCGGCGCGCACGGACGCCCCGGGCGGCGCGCCCGCGGCGTCGCCCGCTGCGGGGCGCGGTTCATTGCCCGCGGCGTCGTCCGCCGCCAAGCATGGCTCGTCGACCGCCGCGACGTGCGCCTCGCCGCGCGCGAGCGCGCTCCACGCGTCGTCGCCGAGCGCGGCGCGCGCGAGCTTCGCCTGCGGACGCTCGGCGCGCAGCGCGTCCTCGAGCGCGCCCAGCAGCGGATCGAACGCGCCCGCGACGAGGACCGTCTCGCGCACCTCGGCGAGCGGCCGCAGCAGCTCGACCTCGAGCTCGTCGCCGGCCGCGACCACTTCTGCAGCGGACGGGATGCGCAGCAGGCCATCCGCGCGCGCCATGCCGACGATCGCGCTCGCACCACGGGCGAGCGGGGTTGCGACCAGGCGTCCGCCGACCTCGCCGAGCGCGACGCGCAGCAGCTCCTCGTGCCCGACGCGCGAGGTGAGCGCGCGCGGCACGACGGCGCGCACGCGGACGCGCTCCTCGGGCACCGCGCCGAGCAGGTGCGCGACCAGCGGCTCGAGCAGCTCGCGACACACGACCGCCGCCGACACCGGATAGCCGGGGATGCCGAGCGCGACGCTCGCGCGCGCGCCGCGCTCGCGCGCGACCGCGGCGACGATCGCCGGCTTGCCGGGCATGACCGCGACGCCGCGCACCAGCACCTCGCCGATCTCGCCGAGCGCGAGCGCGGTGAAGTCGCGCTGCCCCGCGGACGAGCCGGCGATCACGCACACGACGTCCGACTCGTGCAGCGCGGGCTCGATCTGCGCGCGGATCGCGGCGAGGTCGTCGCGCGCCGGCGCGAGGCGCAGGGCCGTGCCTCCCCACTCCTCGACGAAGGCCGCGAGCATGCGCGAGTTGAACTCGACGATGCGTCCGGGCGCGCGCGGCTCGCCGGGCTCGATCAGCTCGTCGCCGGTCGGCAGGATCGCGACCACCGGACGCGGCCGCACCGCGACCTCGTCGACGCCCGCCGCGAGCAGCGCGCCGACGTCCCACGGACGGATGCGCCGCCCGCGCGGCAGCAGCGGCTCGCTCGCGACCACGTCCTCGCCGACGAGCCGCACGTGCTGCCAGCGCGGCGCCGCGGCGCGGACGTGCACGACGCGCGCGTCGCGGCCGGACGCCGGCCGCGGACCGCTGGGGTCATTCGCGTCAAGCACAGCATCGACGGTGCGACCCGCGTAGACGCGCTCGATCATCACCACCGCGTCGGCCCACGCAGGCAGCGCGTTGCCGGTGTCGACCCAGGCGAAGGGACGCGCGACCGTATCGGGCGTGCCGAGCTCGAGGTCGACCGGGGTCTCCTCGCTCGCGCCCGCGACGTCGGCGGCGCGCAGCGCGATGCCGTCCATCGCGGCGCCGTGGTAGTGCGGCACCGAAGCGCGCGCGTACACCGGCTCCGCGGTGACGCGTCCGAGCGCGCGCTCGGCGCGGATCGTCTCGGACGAGCTCAGCGGGATCGCCGCGGCGAGCAGCAGGCGGCGCGCTTCCGCGAGAGGCTTGGTCTCCGGATGGTGCTTGCGCGACACGGGCGGTGAACGGTCAAGCGTCGAGCCGCGCGTGCTCGAGGCACGGCATCTCGCGTCGCACGCGCGCGAGGTAGCCGAGGTCGATCTCGGCGGTGATCACGCGCTCGCCGTCCGACGCGCACGCCACCACGGTGCCCCACGGATCGACGATCATGCTGTGCCCGTAGTCGGCGTGGCCCTGCCCGGTCGGGCCGTGCTGGTTCGCGGCGAGCACCCAGCACTGGTTCTCGATCGCGCGGGCGCGCACCAGCACCTCCCAGTGCGCGGCGCCGGTCGGGAAGGTGAACGCGGACGGCACGCAGAGCAGCTCGGCGCCGGCGCGCGCGAGCCGACGGTAGAGCTCCGGGAAGCGCAGGTCGTAGCACACCGAGAGGCCGAGGCGGCCGACCGGCGTGTCGGCGCACACGACCTCCGCGCCGTGTCCGCGCCGCGCGGACTCGCGCACCTCGACCCGCCCCGGGATCGAGACGTCGAACAGGTGCATCTTGCGGTAGACCGCGAGCCGGCTGCCGTCGGGTCCGAGCACGACGCTCGTGTTGAACGGCAGCGCGCCGTCCGCGCCGCGCTCGAGGATCGAGCCCGCGACCAGCGTCAAGCGCAGGCGACGCGCGAGCTCGCCCATGCGCGTGAGCGTCGGACCGTCGAGACCTTCGGCTTCCTCGCGGTCGCGCTCGGCCGGGCCGCGCCAGGAGAACGTCTCCGGCAGGACGACCAGCGTCGCACCGGCGCGCGCCGCCGCCTCGATCGCCGCCTCGGCCGCGTCGAGGTTGCGCGCCTTGTCGTCCCCGCTGCGCATCTGCACGCAGGCTGCGACGAAGCGCTCGGGACGCGAGCTCATGCTCCCGGGCTACCGTCGCGGCAGAGGGGGTGCAAGGAGCGCGCGCCGCTCAGCAGGGCGGCGGCTGGTCGCTGCGCTCGAGGTAGCGCAGCATCGCGTCCGCGATCGCCGCCGCGTCGGGTCGGTAGGTGCCGGCCTCCACGGCGGCGGCGAGACGCGCGATGCGCTCGCGACGTCGCTCGTCGTCATTCCTCGACGGAAACGAGCGCAGCGCGAGCGCGCCCGACCCCTTCGCGCGACGTGCCTCGGACATCGCGGGGTTCGTCGTCGAACCGCGCCCAAATCTTTAGCAGCCCGACGGACCTCCCCCGACGGCGCGGAGAGGGTCCGCGCTCCAGGGCGGTCGGGGCGTGCTGCGCCCCGATCCGCGTGGTTTGGTCGCTCAGTCGAGCGTCAGGTCTTGCTCGTCGGCGGAGAGCATCTGGCGCAGCCGGGCCATCGCTTGGCTGTGCAGCTGCGAGATGCGCCCCTCGGTGAGGTGCAGGGCCTCCGCCATCTCCCGCATGGTCAGGCCCTCGAAGTAGTAGAACGACACGACGATGCGCTCCTTGTCGGGGAGCCTCTCGATCGCCCGCGCCAGGATCTCGACGCGCTCCTTGCGCAGCACCTTGCGCATCGGCCCCTGATCGCCGCCGTCCGGAATGATCTCGTCCGCGGAGAAGCCGTCCTCGCCGCGGCCGAAGCCGAGGTCGCCCGCGGCCACCATCGGCGCGCCGACCGTCGCCACCGTCCGCGCGTACTGGTCGAGCGTCATCTGGAGCTCGGCCGCGACCTCCTCCATGCCCGGCGTGCGGCCGAGACGGCGCTCGAGGCGCAGCGTCGCGTCCTCGACGTCGTGCGACTTCTGGCGCGCGCTGCGCGGCAGCCAGTCGCAGCGCCGCAGGTAGTCGAGGATCGAGCCGCGGATGCGGTACTGCGCGTAGGTCGGGAACGCCGCCTCGCGCTTGCAGTCGTACTTGCGCATCGCGTCGAGCAGGCCGACCACACCCCAGCTGATCAGATCCTCCGCGGCGACCTCGGCGGGCTTGCGCGGCAGCATGCGCTGCACGACCTGGCGCACGAGCGGCAGGTAGGTCCGCACCTCGGCCTCGGAGATCGGCCGCAGAGCCGGCGGCCGGCTCGACGCGCCCTGGCGCTGCACGATCGCCTCGCGCGCCATCGGCTGCGGCCCGCGCCGCTTGGCGGGCGAGGCCTCCGCGCCGCCGTCGTTCGTCACCGTGGGGCGTAGCTCGGCGTCCGCCTGCTCCGTCTTCGTCCGGGTCCGGCCGGCACCCGCCGCCACCGCGCGCGCCGTCGCACCCGTCATCACCCGCTGTCTCGCAGTCCCCGTTGCGCTCATAGGCTTCCTCCCCAAAGCCGGTGGGCGTCGGCGTTACGCGAGAAGCGTTCCACTGGGAGGACGCTCTACGGCACACGAAAAAAACCGCGCTAGAACGCGGAGATAGCGCGGCGGCCCTGACGGTCTATGGCGCTCGCCCTGGCAGAATCCTGGCGGCAGCCGGTCAGACTTTTGACCGGGGTCGGGTTCCCCGACCGCTCTGCGTCCACGTCGAGTGCCGTAACGCGGCACCGCCGCACGCGGGGAGCGCGGAAGGTCTTCGGGTGTTGCCCGCGACCGGCGCGTGCTCTACCTAACCCTCGCCATGTCTTCGGAACGTCGGAAGGAAATCAATAGGCGTCGTCGGCGCCGTGAGCGTGCGCTCAAGGCGCGCAAGCAGGAAGCGATCAAGGCGGCGGCCGCAGCCAAGAAGAAG from Candidatus Binatia bacterium carries:
- the aqpZ gene encoding aquaporin Z, which produces MAPMANRFAAELLGTFWLTFGGCGSAVLAATFPEVGIGLVGVSLAFGLTLLTMAYAIGHVSGCHINPAVSVGLAAGGRFSASELAPYIVAQVIGGILGAAVLYVIASGKPDFVLGGFAANGYGEHSPGGYSLLAALVCEVVMTFFFLLVILGSTDARVPVGFAGLPIGLSLTLIHLVSIPVTNTSVNPARSTGPAVFVGGWALEQLWLFWLAPILGAVLAGLFYRWLGGATASE
- a CDS encoding carbon-nitrogen hydrolase family protein; its protein translation is MSSRPERFVAACVQMRSGDDKARNLDAAEAAIEAAARAGATLVVLPETFSWRGPAERDREEAEGLDGPTLTRMGELARRLRLTLVAGSILERGADGALPFNTSVVLGPDGSRLAVYRKMHLFDVSIPGRVEVRESARRGHGAEVVCADTPVGRLGLSVCYDLRFPELYRRLARAGAELLCVPSAFTFPTGAAHWEVLVRARAIENQCWVLAANQHGPTGQGHADYGHSMIVDPWGTVVACASDGERVITAEIDLGYLARVRREMPCLEHARLDA
- a CDS encoding FliA/WhiG family RNA polymerase sigma factor; translation: MTNDGGAEASPAKRRGPQPMAREAIVQRQGASSRPPALRPISEAEVRTYLPLVRQVVQRMLPRKPAEVAAEDLISWGVVGLLDAMRKYDCKREAAFPTYAQYRIRGSILDYLRRCDWLPRSARQKSHDVEDATLRLERRLGRTPGMEEVAAELQMTLDQYARTVATVGAPMVAAGDLGFGRGEDGFSADEIIPDGGDQGPMRKVLRKERVEILARAIERLPDKERIVVSFYYFEGLTMREMAEALHLTEGRISQLHSQAMARLRQMLSADEQDLTLD
- a CDS encoding flagellar biosynthesis anti-sigma factor FlgM, whose amino-acid sequence is MSEARRAKGSGALALRSFPSRNDDERRRERIARLAAAVEAGTYRPDAAAIADAMLRYLERSDQPPPC
- a CDS encoding isocitrate/isopropylmalate family dehydrogenase; translation: MSQHHVVLIPGDGIGPEVSAAVQDILAAARAPVAWVERKAGLAALEDGDDVLPASTLEAIRQHGVALKGPCTTPVGGGFTSVNVKLRKTLDLYAAVRPVRTLAGVASRYDHVDMVVIRENTEGLYSGVENEVTPGVVTSLKVATEAACRRIARYAFEYARRRERKKVTVFHKANIMKLTDGLFLRCAREEHERYQDIAFDAMIIDAGCMKLVQDPSRFDILLMENLYGDVVSDLCAGLVGGLGVVPGANMGDQMAVFEAVHGSAPDIAGKDLANPLALLMSAVMMLNHLAESTGDQACRQAALRIKAAYDRALADGQKTRDIGGSLGTKAFTAAVIERLS
- a CDS encoding acyl-CoA dehydrogenase family protein — translated: MPRGAPHASPLDAARALAGEIAAAAETIERERRVPEPLIREMARAGLFRMLVPRELGGLEVEPRTMVDAIEEVARVVDAMYEAGGVTSIYSSSALQRRFRDVHVVTQHILVAPPTYELAGRVLLGLPADTEML
- a CDS encoding tRNA-(ms[2]io[6]A)-hydroxylase gives rise to the protein MLNLASDTDPRWLERTLANIDEVLLDHAHCEKKAASTAVSLLFRYPEHASLLRPLADLAREELAHFTLVLGHIEARGRRLERQIPSPYASELMRALRPEEPARAVDTLLCLSLIEARSCERMKLLAGALDDPALRELYSGLLASEARHHQCYVDLATSLAPSAEVRARLRELARHEAEVIARAPAMARMHC
- a CDS encoding enoyl-CoA hydratase-related protein produces the protein MSDALPTFTSLKTERIGDVLRVTIANPRNPLNAVDEQLHEELATLFRVLRRESRARAVLLTGEGRAFSAGGDFAWFPKFQDPATLEAVRRDGKQMIWDLLDVELPIVAAVNGPAIGLGASIALLCDVIFAAESATFADPHVRVGIVAGDGGVAIWPLALGPARAKQYLLTGDAVPAAEAERIGLVNFVVPAEELQQRALEFAHRLAAGAPLAVRYTKLAVNKLLKDALNVAFDTSTALELVTFRSEDHREALAALREKRPPRFTGR
- a CDS encoding MBL fold metallo-hydrolase, with the translated sequence MDSTVTEIARGVYRISAFHRGFGIQFNQFLVAGDEPFLMHTGMRRMFDVTRSAVARVLDPASLRWIGFSHFEPDECGALNEWLALAPRAEPVAGFVGATVMLSDFADRPARVLADGEVLSTGSHRLRYLATPHLPHGWDAGLYFEETEGVLLCSDLFFHPGDPEPLTRGDVVSRARDSIREGAQGPLAHDMPYTASTDATLRQLADLSPRSLGVMHGSSFEGDGRQALLDLADVIRVELGPGPA
- a CDS encoding molybdopterin-binding protein, with the protein product MSRKHHPETKPLAEARRLLLAAAIPLSSSETIRAERALGRVTAEPVYARASVPHYHGAAMDGIALRAADVAGASEETPVDLELGTPDTVARPFAWVDTGNALPAWADAVVMIERVYAGRTVDAVLDANDPSGPRPASGRDARVVHVRAAAPRWQHVRLVGEDVVASEPLLPRGRRIRPWDVGALLAAGVDEVAVRPRPVVAILPTGDELIEPGEPRAPGRIVEFNSRMLAAFVEEWGGTALRLAPARDDLAAIRAQIEPALHESDVVCVIAGSSAGQRDFTALALGEIGEVLVRGVAVMPGKPAIVAAVARERGARASVALGIPGYPVSAAVVCRELLEPLVAHLLGAVPEERVRVRAVVPRALTSRVGHEELLRVALGEVGGRLVATPLARGASAIVGMARADGLLRIPSAAEVVAAGDELEVELLRPLAEVRETVLVAGAFDPLLGALEDALRAERPQAKLARAALGDDAWSALARGEAHVAAVDEPCLAADDAAGNEPRPAAGDAAGAPPGASVRAGADAVVVHLASRAHGLVVALGNPLSLTSRADLERADVRSAPSGLAPLAAAAAVQSGLADAALGVESAAVALGLGFVPLERRDYDLVLRADFAASDLGRALLAALRSAAFREAAARVAGCDASRAGEEKRLTRRDTGASRAS
- a CDS encoding FKBP-type peptidyl-prolyl cis-trans isomerase; amino-acid sequence: MRKLISAGAAALLAVFTVGAAGAQTLATDDQKTLYALGIALSRNLASFNLTPDELKIVEAGLQDGVTGQEPKVDMNTYGPKIQSFAQARATATAQKEKDASKGFLENAAKEKGAQKLPSGVIYTETKAGTGESPKATDRVKVHYHGTLTDGTVFDSSVERGEPVTFPLNGVIPCWTEGVQKMKVGGKAKLICPSDTAYGDRGAPPKIKPGATLVFDVELLDIEAAPPPAAGGASKAPGAKAQ